In the Myxococcus fulvus genome, one interval contains:
- the traB gene encoding outer membrane exchange protein TraB, which produces MKPFHLPLLLLALGGASIASAQPDARFDVQLFRPSAAPQDLVVVTQSRPLSHLSVAAGPYFSYSLNPLTLVPEGGDLEKISLVGNRLQLDVMAMVGLFDWGEFGVDLPLILAQGGQNLEVIGTEGSVESFVLGDLRLTGKVAIPGMRRPAEGKGWGAAMTLNVSFPTGAQDAFAGEGEMTWAPGLVLDYRFGNGILLALNGGFWKRPDRVFDGVALGDMAPFGLGAEVPILRGSGITALGAVNGAVALKKAPGAERQIPAELLIGLRWYSSTGVTFTFGGGAGCGCSLASPTLSFFTSIIWIPAKTREWEALERFKEPPEPPPPPPPPVDPDGDSVIGTGDKCPDLPGPVENAGCPDTDRDSDGVVDRLDRCPDEPAGGRGRHGCPLARREKNKIVILEQVNFATDQDVILSESFPILEEVARVMNENPEMDRVLVEGHTDARASDAYNLDLSRRRAASVMRFLVEAGVAAERVCSQGFGRSRPLSDNATEEGMALNRRVEFTIQPPSDGPRPPCPDDLDKKGKRPRQKQPGTKPPAPKR; this is translated from the coding sequence ATGAAACCCTTCCATCTGCCGCTCCTCCTCCTGGCGCTGGGAGGGGCCAGCATCGCCTCCGCCCAACCGGACGCCCGCTTCGACGTCCAACTGTTCCGCCCGTCGGCCGCGCCCCAGGACCTGGTCGTCGTCACCCAGTCCCGTCCGCTGTCGCACCTGTCCGTGGCCGCGGGGCCCTACTTCAGCTACTCGCTCAACCCCCTCACGCTCGTCCCCGAGGGCGGTGACCTCGAGAAGATCAGCCTCGTCGGCAACCGGCTCCAGTTGGACGTCATGGCCATGGTGGGCCTGTTCGACTGGGGCGAGTTCGGCGTGGACCTGCCGCTCATCCTCGCGCAGGGCGGACAGAACCTGGAGGTCATCGGCACCGAGGGCAGCGTGGAGAGCTTCGTGCTCGGCGACCTGCGCCTCACCGGCAAGGTGGCCATCCCCGGCATGCGCCGCCCCGCCGAGGGCAAGGGCTGGGGCGCCGCGATGACGCTCAACGTGAGCTTCCCCACCGGCGCGCAGGACGCGTTCGCGGGCGAGGGCGAGATGACGTGGGCGCCGGGCCTCGTGCTCGACTACCGCTTCGGCAACGGCATCCTCCTGGCGCTCAACGGTGGCTTCTGGAAGCGGCCGGACCGCGTCTTCGACGGCGTGGCGCTCGGGGACATGGCGCCCTTCGGCCTGGGCGCCGAGGTCCCCATCCTGCGCGGCAGCGGCATCACCGCGCTCGGCGCGGTGAACGGCGCGGTGGCCCTGAAGAAGGCGCCCGGCGCGGAGCGACAGATTCCCGCGGAGCTGCTCATCGGCCTGCGCTGGTACAGCTCCACCGGCGTGACGTTCACCTTCGGCGGTGGCGCGGGCTGCGGGTGTTCGCTGGCCTCGCCCACGCTGAGCTTCTTCACGTCCATCATCTGGATTCCGGCGAAGACGCGCGAGTGGGAGGCGCTGGAGCGCTTCAAGGAGCCACCCGAGCCTCCGCCTCCGCCCCCGCCGCCGGTCGACCCGGATGGCGACTCCGTGATTGGGACGGGAGACAAGTGCCCGGACCTGCCCGGCCCGGTGGAGAACGCCGGCTGCCCGGACACGGACCGCGACAGCGACGGCGTGGTGGACCGACTCGACCGGTGCCCGGACGAGCCCGCGGGTGGCCGCGGCCGACACGGGTGCCCCCTGGCCCGCCGTGAGAAGAACAAGATCGTCATCCTGGAGCAGGTGAACTTCGCCACGGACCAGGACGTCATCCTCTCGGAGTCGTTCCCCATCCTCGAGGAGGTCGCCCGGGTGATGAACGAGAACCCGGAGATGGACCGCGTGCTGGTGGAGGGCCACACGGATGCTCGCGCGAGCGATGCGTACAACCTGGACCTGTCACGTCGTCGCGCGGCCAGCGTGATGCGCTTCCTCGTGGAGGCGGGCGTGGCGGCCGAGCGCGTGTGCTCGCAGGGCTTCGGGCGCAGCCGCCCGCTGTCCGACAACGCGACCGAGGAGGGCATGGCGCTCAACCGCCGCGTCGAGTTCACCATCCAGCCGCCGAGCGACGGTCCTCGTCCGCCCTGCCCGGATGACCTGGACAAGAAGGGCAAGCGCCCCCGGCAGAAGCAGCCGGGCACCAAGCCTCCCGCGCCGAAGCGGTAG
- a CDS encoding Ig-like domain-containing protein has protein sequence MKTPRIPFRSVLLVVVLGLLSACGPTPGSLTFQPLESQFLRTPGQSVKLDYVVLDTEGERMREPKLRWTSSATDVALVQDGVMTVRKSGKTVIGVTGGKVREALNLDLVILNSLDVRAPGADFLEVGRTIKLRVVARNEQGASLQNATPEFRSSDESVARVEDGQVVAVKPGSATVSASLGHLARHIAVQVVPADFARLGLNLTHHQFQRRGQSVLLLARAFNRNGVVLDSVPLEWFTSDASVVSVSKDGRVTAVGSGRAVVSVVAGRRRSAAEFVVP, from the coding sequence GTGAAGACGCCGCGCATTCCTTTTCGTTCCGTCCTCCTCGTTGTTGTCCTTGGGCTCCTGAGCGCTTGCGGTCCGACGCCCGGGTCCCTGACCTTCCAGCCGCTGGAGTCCCAGTTCCTGCGCACGCCCGGGCAGAGCGTGAAGCTGGACTACGTCGTCCTCGACACGGAGGGCGAACGCATGCGCGAGCCGAAGCTGCGCTGGACCAGCTCCGCGACGGATGTCGCCCTGGTCCAGGACGGCGTGATGACGGTGCGCAAGTCCGGCAAGACGGTCATCGGCGTGACGGGCGGCAAGGTGCGAGAGGCCCTCAATCTGGACCTGGTCATCCTCAACTCGCTCGACGTGCGCGCGCCCGGCGCGGACTTCCTCGAGGTGGGGCGCACCATCAAGCTGCGCGTGGTGGCTCGCAACGAACAGGGCGCGTCACTCCAGAACGCCACGCCGGAGTTCCGCTCGTCGGACGAGTCGGTGGCGAGGGTGGAGGACGGGCAGGTCGTCGCGGTGAAGCCTGGCTCGGCCACGGTGAGCGCGAGCCTGGGACATCTGGCGCGGCACATCGCGGTGCAGGTGGTGCCGGCGGACTTCGCGAGGCTCGGACTGAACCTGACGCATCACCAGTTCCAGCGGCGCGGGCAGTCGGTGTTGCTGCTCGCGCGGGCCTTCAACCGCAACGGCGTGGTGCTCGACAGCGTGCCGCTGGAGTGGTTCACCTCGGATGCGTCCGTGGTGTCGGTGTCCAAGGATGGCCGCGTGACGGCCGTGGGTTCTGGGCGCGCCGTCGTCTCGGTGGTCGCCGGTCGTCGCCGCTCCGCCGCGGAGTTCGTCGTTCCCTGA
- a CDS encoding HD-GYP domain-containing protein: METESNRDDATRVGPRLMGLVVRCLNTVSLHDVDNAGVKEGLEELGALLDAELRGQKSVELQCVGGIPFLNGARMKLGEEHLEMAVSLRRYLEHLQVQEISFGAGLRREHLRAFLLAFQKHRRAQKPQAILNEKLGPIRLREVLSSHNVLTPREVMLRYYARLVVLLKHVITSQAPVRVERFRRVLLRLAEASVEHEALLVGLTRFRRTDVDGGQHGAAVAVLSLLMARRMGMSRAQQLDLALSGLFHDLGRGASTLPPEQEFDRTSHELLARRGPLKTALRLLQRPLDASRLERVVAAHDCLQPAWSGPVQRPVGLTGRLLAVPCAFDLLTFPAPPHPGLAPDTALRLITHRAGTRFDARVVRLFTSVAGFYPVGTLVRLSGGQLGVVMDVPSDAAQAARPRVRVIQGAGRTKADYVVDLAEPGQRLNIVASLDSTESDFNVPHFLFA; this comes from the coding sequence ATGGAGACGGAGTCGAATCGGGACGATGCGACGCGGGTGGGCCCCAGATTGATGGGGTTGGTGGTGCGCTGCCTGAACACGGTGTCCCTGCACGACGTGGACAACGCGGGCGTGAAGGAGGGGCTCGAGGAGCTGGGCGCGCTGCTCGACGCGGAGCTGCGCGGGCAGAAGTCGGTGGAGCTGCAGTGTGTGGGCGGCATCCCCTTCCTCAACGGCGCGAGGATGAAGCTGGGCGAGGAGCACCTGGAGATGGCCGTCTCGCTGCGGCGCTACCTGGAGCACCTGCAGGTGCAGGAGATTTCCTTCGGCGCGGGCCTGCGCCGCGAGCACCTGCGTGCCTTCCTGCTCGCGTTCCAGAAGCACCGGCGCGCCCAGAAGCCCCAGGCCATCCTCAACGAGAAGCTGGGCCCCATCCGCCTGCGCGAGGTGCTGTCCTCCCACAACGTGCTCACGCCGCGCGAGGTGATGCTGCGCTACTACGCGCGGCTCGTCGTCCTCCTCAAGCACGTCATCACCAGTCAGGCGCCCGTGCGCGTGGAGCGCTTCCGACGCGTGCTGTTGCGGCTGGCCGAGGCCTCGGTGGAGCATGAGGCGCTCCTGGTGGGCCTGACGCGCTTCCGGCGCACGGACGTGGACGGCGGTCAGCACGGCGCGGCGGTGGCGGTGCTCTCGCTGTTGATGGCGCGTCGGATGGGGATGTCGCGCGCGCAGCAGCTCGATTTGGCCCTGAGTGGCCTGTTCCACGACTTGGGGCGGGGCGCATCGACACTGCCTCCGGAGCAGGAGTTCGACCGGACCTCGCATGAGCTGCTGGCCCGGCGCGGGCCATTGAAGACGGCGCTGCGGCTGTTGCAGCGGCCGCTGGACGCGAGCCGGCTGGAGCGCGTGGTGGCCGCGCATGACTGTCTCCAACCGGCGTGGAGCGGCCCGGTGCAGCGCCCGGTGGGACTGACGGGGCGGTTGCTGGCCGTGCCCTGCGCGTTCGACCTGCTGACCTTCCCGGCGCCTCCACATCCGGGGCTGGCGCCGGACACGGCGCTGCGGCTCATCACCCACCGGGCCGGGACGCGGTTCGATGCGCGCGTGGTGCGGCTGTTCACCTCGGTGGCGGGCTTCTATCCGGTGGGGACACTGGTGCGCCTCTCGGGCGGGCAGCTCGGCGTGGTGATGGACGTCCCCTCGGACGCGGCCCAGGCGGCCAGGCCCCGGGTGAGGGTCATCCAGGGCGCGGGACGGACGAAGGCGGACTACGTGGTCGACCTCGCGGAGCCCGGCCAGCGACTGAACATCGTCGCGTCCCTGGACTCCACCGAGAGTGACTTCAACGTCCCGCACTTCCTCTTCGCCTGA
- a CDS encoding HEAT repeat domain-containing protein has protein sequence MAVPSSGGAPVLTAEEAATEVGHALNKVLGAYRFYAEGHAALAEVQQRLGECVSRYHAVTGEAVVLHIRSSALLLGDVVLVESASAKDSVTRPLFLEGVQEVLWQPGVEAEELGAFLAMWHRALQRTLPPEYDFYTWFWERGFEDIELVVAEVPASAETGESAQTEAQLAEREEQLFADLTRRQSSGAGRRRPVGHDEWLARLEAEVLAPVSAQDLVRSGAPAFEGASDAEVAELRALLERERGGAGVHERSVWMVWGLLAVCREEERVALLGWMEELLSGLVSHGRWAELSQVVQGMTRDARASGARAPDLYAVTRLFFLDAPRFALAQVTAQPGMLLRVLELLSALPRDALQGATDLLFELPSPEARGALAKLLVRRGVSLGVLVTRAASLGEKDLDWLQFLRESGPEAQPLTAALLAHPRSEVRTALLSRLHPRDIEPQRSALLRLLADPEAGVRGAALVLLVRHGVDAAVGPLVSRLEVKLEARERMAVLRALADLGGPLAGAALRTAFEREQDVELKAHCARCIGVLGDPRARPLLEAVASKLFAPRVLKQACREALAQLAPVG, from the coding sequence ATGGCCGTCCCGAGCTCCGGCGGCGCGCCCGTGCTCACCGCGGAGGAAGCCGCGACGGAGGTGGGGCACGCCTTGAACAAGGTGCTGGGCGCGTACCGCTTCTATGCGGAAGGCCATGCCGCGCTGGCGGAGGTGCAGCAGCGGCTGGGTGAGTGTGTGAGTCGCTACCACGCGGTGACGGGCGAGGCGGTGGTGCTGCACATCCGCTCCTCGGCGTTGCTGTTGGGGGACGTGGTGCTGGTGGAGTCCGCGTCGGCGAAGGACTCGGTGACGCGGCCGCTCTTCCTGGAGGGCGTGCAGGAGGTGCTGTGGCAGCCGGGCGTGGAGGCCGAGGAGCTGGGCGCGTTCCTGGCCATGTGGCACCGCGCCCTGCAGCGCACGCTGCCGCCGGAGTACGACTTCTACACGTGGTTCTGGGAGCGGGGGTTCGAGGACATCGAGCTCGTCGTCGCGGAGGTGCCCGCCTCGGCCGAGACGGGCGAGTCGGCGCAGACGGAGGCGCAGCTCGCCGAGAGGGAAGAGCAGTTGTTCGCGGACCTCACGCGGCGTCAGTCCTCGGGCGCGGGTCGGCGTCGACCGGTGGGGCACGACGAGTGGCTCGCGCGCCTGGAGGCGGAGGTGCTCGCCCCCGTCAGCGCGCAGGACCTGGTGCGCTCGGGGGCCCCGGCGTTCGAGGGTGCCAGCGACGCGGAGGTGGCGGAGCTGCGGGCCCTGCTGGAGCGCGAGCGCGGCGGCGCGGGCGTGCACGAGCGGAGCGTGTGGATGGTGTGGGGCCTGCTCGCGGTGTGCCGCGAGGAGGAGCGCGTGGCGTTGCTGGGCTGGATGGAGGAGCTGCTGTCGGGGCTCGTCTCCCATGGCCGATGGGCCGAGCTGTCGCAGGTGGTGCAGGGCATGACGCGGGATGCGCGCGCGTCCGGGGCCCGCGCGCCGGACCTGTATGCCGTCACGCGGCTGTTCTTCCTGGACGCGCCTCGCTTCGCGCTCGCCCAGGTCACGGCCCAGCCGGGGATGTTGCTGCGCGTGCTGGAGCTGTTGAGTGCGCTGCCTCGCGACGCGCTCCAGGGGGCCACGGACCTCTTGTTCGAGCTGCCGTCTCCGGAGGCGCGCGGCGCGCTGGCGAAGCTGCTCGTGCGCCGGGGTGTGTCGCTGGGCGTGCTGGTGACGCGCGCCGCGTCGCTGGGAGAGAAGGACCTGGACTGGCTGCAGTTCCTGCGCGAGTCGGGCCCCGAGGCCCAGCCGTTGACCGCGGCGCTGCTGGCGCACCCCAGGTCGGAGGTGCGCACGGCGCTGCTGTCGCGGCTGCATCCCCGGGACATCGAGCCGCAGCGCTCGGCGCTCCTTCGGCTGTTGGCGGACCCGGAGGCGGGAGTGCGCGGCGCGGCGCTCGTGCTGTTGGTGCGGCACGGTGTGGACGCGGCGGTGGGGCCCTTGGTGTCGCGCCTGGAGGTGAAGCTGGAGGCGCGCGAGCGGATGGCGGTGCTGCGCGCGCTCGCGGACCTGGGCGGGCCCCTGGCGGGCGCGGCGCTGCGCACGGCGTTCGAGCGGGAGCAGGACGTGGAGCTCAAGGCGCACTGCGCGCGGTGCATCGGCGTGCTCGGAGACCCGAGGGCCCGGCCGCTCCTGGAGGCCGTGGCGAGCAAGCTCTTCGCGCCCCGCGTCCTCAAGCAGGCCTGTCGTGAGGCGCTGGCGCAGCTGGCTCCGGTGGGCTGA